In a single window of the Paenibacillus sp. MMS20-IR301 genome:
- a CDS encoding sigma-70 family RNA polymerase sigma factor — translation MQERALLPAVQEGIPERMDTELQFTEVFETYYKRIFNYIAYRVSCRYTAEDLASQVFEKTLTKLCGYSRDKAPLEVWLFAIARNVVNDHYRSQARHRWFPLEAIRELVSGRKEPEALILGIERSDRLNLALDKLSAKQRNMIALKFGADLKNTEIAQVMGISESNVGVILYRSLQKLKSEIGSVESL, via the coding sequence ATGCAAGAGCGCGCATTGCTGCCTGCGGTACAAGAAGGAATTCCAGAACGAATGGATACAGAACTGCAGTTCACCGAGGTATTCGAAACTTACTATAAACGGATATTCAATTATATAGCCTACCGGGTGAGCTGCCGTTACACTGCCGAGGATCTGGCCAGCCAGGTGTTTGAGAAGACACTGACCAAGCTGTGCGGTTATTCCCGGGACAAGGCACCCCTGGAGGTATGGCTTTTCGCCATCGCCAGAAATGTAGTGAATGATCATTACCGCAGCCAGGCCAGGCACCGGTGGTTCCCGCTGGAGGCGATCCGTGAGCTGGTGTCGGGCCGGAAAGAGCCGGAGGCGCTGATTCTCGGCATAGAGCGCAGCGACCGGCTGAATCTTGCGCTGGATAAGCTCAGCGCCAAGCAGCGGAACATGATTGCCCTTAAATTCGGGGCAGATCTGAAGAATACAGAGATTGCGCAGGTTATGGGAATCTCCGAGAGCAATGTCGGGGTCATTCTGTACCGCAGCCTGCAGAAACTGAAATCTGAAATAGGGAGCGTGGAGAGTCTATGA
- a CDS encoding MFS transporter, whose protein sequence is MQQQTASPADHKAVPGWITFLLAVSCGLIVANLYYAQTLVGPIGEAIHLSPGATGLIVTLTQIGYVIGLLFIVPLSDMFENRRLAVMSLVLVVAALVIAALAPNAPLFLAASMFIGLGSVAAQILVPYASYLAAEEERGRVVGNVMSGLLLGIMFARPVASFMAGLWGWKSIFVVSAVVIALLTLLLSRILPARKPVRTLNYAQLISSLGTLWLHTPVLRRRAIYQASLFGAFSLFWTTVPLHLAEHFHLSQQGIALFALAGVGGAVAAPIAGRLADRGWTKLLTGFAMVLAALSFILAYLLQTDRFALGLLVLTAILLDMAVSGNLVLGQRAIYSLGNETRGRLNGLFMAIFFVGGAVGSSLGGWAYAYGGWSMAVLIGLALPVLALIYFVTDRSKS, encoded by the coding sequence ATGCAACAGCAAACAGCATCTCCGGCAGATCACAAGGCGGTTCCCGGCTGGATCACATTTCTGCTCGCGGTATCCTGCGGACTTATTGTAGCGAATCTGTATTATGCCCAGACACTGGTCGGACCGATCGGCGAGGCTATTCATCTCTCTCCCGGAGCTACGGGGCTGATCGTAACCCTGACCCAAATCGGTTATGTCATCGGACTGCTGTTCATAGTGCCGCTAAGTGATATGTTCGAGAACCGGCGGCTTGCGGTAATGTCGCTTGTGCTGGTCGTAGCGGCACTGGTCATAGCGGCGCTGGCTCCGAATGCGCCGCTGTTCCTAGCCGCTTCGATGTTCATCGGGCTAGGTTCAGTTGCGGCACAGATTTTGGTGCCTTACGCGTCTTATCTGGCAGCAGAGGAAGAACGCGGCCGGGTGGTCGGCAATGTGATGAGCGGACTGCTGCTCGGAATTATGTTCGCCCGGCCGGTGGCAAGCTTCATGGCCGGACTGTGGGGCTGGAAATCAATCTTTGTTGTCTCTGCTGTTGTGATAGCGCTGCTGACGCTGCTTCTCTCCCGCATTCTGCCGGCCCGCAAGCCGGTGCGGACGCTTAATTATGCCCAGCTGATCTCATCACTCGGCACGCTTTGGCTGCATACACCGGTGCTGCGCCGCCGGGCGATCTATCAGGCCAGCCTGTTCGGTGCCTTCAGCCTGTTCTGGACAACAGTGCCGCTGCATCTGGCTGAACATTTCCATTTGTCGCAGCAAGGCATCGCCCTGTTTGCCCTGGCCGGTGTGGGCGGAGCCGTGGCTGCTCCGATTGCCGGCAGACTGGCGGACCGGGGCTGGACGAAGCTTTTGACCGGATTCGCTATGGTGCTGGCTGCGTTATCCTTCATCCTGGCGTATCTGCTGCAGACAGACAGATTCGCCCTGGGTCTGCTGGTGCTGACTGCAATTCTCCTGGATATGGCCGTATCCGGCAATCTGGTGCTGGGGCAGCGGGCCATTTATTCGCTCGGCAATGAGACCAGAGGACGGCTGAACGGATTATTCATGGCGATTTTCTTTGTCGGCGGGGCGGTAGGGTCCTCTCTGGGCGGCTGGGCCTATGCTTACGGCGGCTGGAGTATGGCGGTATTGATCGGGCTGGCACTGCCGGTGCTGGCGTTGATCTACTTCGTAACGGATCGAAGCAAATCATAA
- a CDS encoding MarR family transcriptional regulator — MNENNVLAVIGRIHRRGNRFIEQELKKHNIHGIAPSHGDILFQLFAREALTMNELSRGIDKDKSTITALVDKLVRLEYVKREQDQQDGRIFRLSLTAKGRELQPVFEAVSETLLAAVYEEFAPEEKQQLMSLLAKIKL, encoded by the coding sequence ATGAATGAAAATAATGTCTTGGCGGTCATTGGCCGTATTCACCGGCGCGGAAACAGGTTTATTGAGCAGGAATTGAAAAAGCATAATATTCACGGCATCGCCCCTTCGCATGGGGATATTCTATTCCAGCTGTTCGCCAGGGAAGCCCTTACGATGAACGAATTGTCCCGCGGTATTGATAAGGACAAGTCCACAATAACAGCATTAGTGGATAAATTAGTACGGCTGGAATACGTGAAGCGGGAGCAGGACCAGCAGGACGGGCGGATTTTTCGTTTGTCGCTGACAGCGAAAGGGCGGGAGCTGCAGCCGGTCTTCGAAGCCGTATCAGAAACACTGCTCGCAGCTGTCTATGAGGAGTTCGCGCCTGAAGAGAAGCAGCAGCTGATGAGCCTGCTTGCCAAAATCAAGCTGTAA
- a CDS encoding sigma-70 family RNA polymerase sigma factor — protein MKKTTAEYSQLIELTLAGSREAYGELYEATIQDVYKAVRFLVSGAADAEDVVQEIYIELHRSLGQYDGGRAFRPWLMGLTMRQIHAYRRRSWRQLRIVTRMEQTSQRMEHDFAGDVVERLANRGLIELVEGLPFKQKQVIILHYLYEYAQEEIAVILEIPLGTVKSRLHAALQKLRRKHKVNTFKLGKVEELHEA, from the coding sequence ATGAAGAAGACAACAGCTGAATATTCGCAGCTCATCGAGCTCACGCTAGCCGGCAGCCGTGAAGCATACGGTGAGTTATACGAGGCGACGATTCAAGATGTCTATAAAGCCGTGCGTTTCCTCGTTTCCGGAGCTGCTGATGCAGAAGATGTCGTGCAGGAAATCTACATTGAGCTGCATCGTTCACTGGGACAATATGACGGGGGGAGGGCGTTCCGGCCCTGGCTGATGGGTCTGACCATGCGGCAGATTCATGCCTACAGGCGCAGAAGCTGGAGGCAACTGCGGATTGTCACAAGAATGGAGCAGACCAGCCAGCGGATGGAGCATGATTTCGCCGGCGACGTTGTCGAGCGGCTCGCGAACCGCGGCCTGATTGAGCTGGTGGAGGGCTTGCCGTTCAAGCAGAAGCAGGTTATTATCCTGCATTACCTGTATGAGTATGCCCAGGAGGAGATTGCCGTCATTCTGGAAATACCGCTCGGGACAGTCAAGTCCCGGCTGCACGCCGCACTGCAGAAGCTGCGCCGGAAGCATAAGGTGAACACATTCAAATTAGGGAAGGTGGAGGAACTGCATGAAGCTTGA
- a CDS encoding DoxX family protein, producing the protein MFNNWFRTNKAAMVLLTIVRLYVGYKWIDAGWHKLTGGFDASGFLKGAIAKSVGEDATVQAWWGSFLQHAALPGVDFFNVLVPAGEFLVGLGLILGTFTTFAALMGIVMNTAYLLSGTVSTNVQLLLMGIIIVVSSANAGKVGLDHWVLPYLRGLFHKKNHTPLAQPLASVQTIKRSV; encoded by the coding sequence ATGTTCAACAACTGGTTCCGCACAAACAAAGCAGCTATGGTGCTGCTCACAATAGTACGTTTATATGTAGGTTACAAGTGGATTGATGCCGGCTGGCACAAGCTTACCGGCGGTTTCGACGCTTCCGGCTTCCTGAAAGGCGCCATTGCCAAAAGCGTCGGCGAAGACGCCACCGTCCAGGCCTGGTGGGGCAGCTTCCTGCAGCATGCGGCGCTCCCTGGAGTAGATTTCTTCAATGTGCTGGTTCCTGCCGGTGAATTCCTCGTTGGGCTGGGCCTGATTCTGGGTACCTTCACTACCTTCGCCGCACTGATGGGCATTGTAATGAACACCGCTTACCTGCTGTCCGGTACGGTCAGCACCAATGTCCAGCTGCTCCTTATGGGAATCATCATCGTTGTGTCGTCCGCTAATGCCGGCAAGGTTGGTCTGGATCACTGGGTTCTCCCTTACCTGCGCGGCCTATTTCATAAGAAGAATCATACGCCTCTTGCCCAGCCGCTTGCTTCCGTTCAGACTATCAAACGTTCCGTATAA
- a CDS encoding TetR/AcrR family transcriptional regulator — protein MDKKRGRPRNSEAKNAILNASYDLLLEMGFGSVTVEKIAEQAKVSKATIYKWWPNKAAVVMDGYLFAAAARLPVPDTGSVKEDLLAHAGNLAMFLASREGKVITELIGEGQFDSGLAEAYRTRYFGPRRQEAAQLLERGIARGELQAGLDVESSIDLIYGPIFYRLLLTGDDLGENFIQTLIRLALEGIQA, from the coding sequence GTGGATAAAAAAAGAGGACGGCCGCGCAACAGTGAGGCCAAGAATGCCATTCTTAACGCATCCTATGATTTGCTTCTGGAGATGGGCTTCGGATCAGTAACTGTGGAGAAGATTGCAGAACAGGCTAAAGTCAGCAAAGCAACGATCTATAAATGGTGGCCGAATAAAGCTGCAGTGGTCATGGACGGATATCTGTTTGCCGCAGCTGCCAGGCTGCCTGTACCGGACACGGGTAGTGTGAAAGAGGATTTGCTGGCTCACGCCGGGAACCTGGCTATGTTTCTGGCCAGCCGGGAAGGCAAAGTGATTACGGAGCTGATCGGGGAAGGGCAATTTGATTCAGGATTAGCTGAGGCTTACCGGACCCGGTATTTCGGGCCGCGCCGTCAGGAAGCTGCACAGCTGCTTGAACGGGGAATAGCCAGGGGAGAACTGCAAGCCGGGCTTGATGTTGAGAGCAGCATTGATCTGATCTACGGGCCGATCTTTTACCGTCTGCTTCTGACCGGTGATGACCTGGGCGAGAATTTCATTCAAACGCTGATAAGGCTGGCGCTGGAAGGGATTCAGGCTTGA
- a CDS encoding TatD family hydrolase, giving the protein MIDAHIHLDQYEDALLPSLLQNLPEQQIEALIAVSMNLTSSMRTRDIAARYPGRVKPAYGFHPEQPLPSEEELTALLDWIEQHAGEMTAVGEIGLPYYSRAEALERGEAWDMAPYIALLDKLLALAARLDKPVVLHAVYEDAWTVCDLLDKHGITRAHFHWFKGPAATVDRMIRRGYSISFTPDILYEQEIQELARRYPPELVMAETDGPWPFEGPFAGRVTHPAMVHEAAAAWGALHGYAIDRAKAVLTANTVRFYQLKL; this is encoded by the coding sequence ATGATTGATGCCCATATTCATCTGGACCAATATGAGGACGCTCTGCTGCCTTCACTGCTTCAGAACCTGCCGGAACAACAGATCGAGGCGCTCATTGCCGTCTCTATGAATCTCACTTCCAGCATGCGGACCCGGGATATAGCAGCCAGGTATCCCGGACGGGTCAAGCCGGCCTACGGCTTCCACCCCGAGCAGCCGCTGCCTTCAGAAGAAGAACTGACAGCGCTGCTGGACTGGATAGAGCAACATGCCGGGGAGATGACCGCTGTCGGGGAGATCGGGCTTCCCTACTATTCCCGTGCTGAGGCTCTGGAACGCGGCGAAGCCTGGGATATGGCTCCCTATATCGCACTGCTGGACAAGCTGCTTGCCCTTGCTGCACGGCTGGACAAGCCGGTTGTGCTGCATGCCGTCTATGAAGATGCATGGACCGTCTGCGATTTACTGGACAAGCACGGGATTACCCGCGCCCACTTCCATTGGTTCAAGGGACCTGCAGCAACTGTGGACCGGATGATCAGGCGCGGCTATTCTATTTCCTTCACGCCTGACATCCTGTATGAACAGGAGATTCAGGAGCTTGCGCGCCGCTATCCGCCGGAGCTTGTCATGGCGGAGACGGACGGGCCCTGGCCGTTCGAAGGGCCGTTCGCCGGACGCGTTACACACCCGGCGATGGTGCATGAGGCTGCCGCCGCCTGGGGAGCGCTGCACGGTTATGCCATTGACCGGGCTAAAGCCGTCCTGACGGCGAACACGGTACGCTTTTATCAGCTTAAGCTGTAG
- a CDS encoding histidine phosphatase family protein, which produces MTTYIYMVRHGDSLRTGVDEWTRGLSAKGEQDAHDVTARLRNEGIDALYCSTYTRAIDTIADLAEELGEDIRLNEDLREKVWMEGNAQLADEDLDAELHKMFADPDYALPGGESNRECQARAVRVLKEILQRHEDERVVIGTHGLVMTLMMGYYAPEYNLDFLMQTRKPDIYVMAFQEGRLTGVERLAVKHEALS; this is translated from the coding sequence ATGACGACTTATATCTATATGGTGAGGCACGGGGATTCGCTGCGTACCGGAGTGGATGAATGGACACGCGGCCTCTCGGCCAAAGGGGAGCAGGACGCCCATGATGTGACAGCCCGGCTGCGGAATGAAGGAATTGATGCGCTGTACTGCAGCACATATACCCGGGCGATAGATACCATTGCTGACCTTGCCGAGGAGCTTGGAGAAGATATCCGGCTGAATGAAGACCTCCGGGAAAAGGTCTGGATGGAGGGCAACGCACAGCTGGCTGACGAAGATCTGGATGCGGAACTGCACAAGATGTTCGCAGACCCGGATTACGCCCTGCCGGGCGGGGAATCCAACCGCGAATGCCAGGCACGGGCGGTCCGTGTGCTGAAGGAGATTCTGCAGCGGCATGAAGATGAGCGGGTTGTCATCGGAACCCACGGGCTCGTAATGACTTTAATGATGGGATATTACGCCCCGGAATATAATCTGGACTTCCTGATGCAGACCAGGAAGCCAGATATATATGTGATGGCCTTTCAAGAGGGCCGGTTGACCGGTGTGGAGCGTCTTGCCGTGAAGCACGAAGCCCTTTCCTGA
- a CDS encoding stalk domain-containing protein, producing MKKIMAASAIALLFAGYAAATSINTVSAAAPLSLIVDGQAALAHVPPFYIKETLYVPAIALLEYYPIRLEWDNVRKQLTAATGWEHTVFTPGSSSLQIAYTQSDGGYEEVLEAPVLLKAGHVYIPAASLGLITGATAELEEGGKRVAITPGSLSTTVRVPAAPVAVAADNTKVKLYAALKDGDTYKGFNLEVNGRKHSFGWSVYRDSMNPPQLFYTDVDQDGKPEAVVVFTLGTGTSLVVQEVHVVKPEQWKELAVPAADQAAAAAVSSSISLDGKDVLLKLELKGNKPSKITLRIPDRAEDGLEYLGQAAGIGAVTYYTAEGGKLKADTSLMIGMLESMGTLKLEYKAGTAGMELDTVTFEPHDTTQSFVVK from the coding sequence ATGAAAAAAATCATGGCCGCTTCCGCAATTGCCCTGCTCTTCGCAGGCTATGCGGCAGCGACATCTATAAATACAGTTTCTGCTGCTGCCCCGCTGTCCCTGATTGTAGACGGACAAGCTGCGCTCGCACATGTTCCCCCTTTTTATATCAAAGAGACCCTATATGTCCCGGCAATTGCCCTGCTGGAGTATTACCCCATCCGGCTCGAATGGGACAATGTCCGCAAACAGCTTACTGCCGCAACCGGATGGGAGCATACCGTATTTACACCGGGAAGCTCTTCGCTTCAAATCGCTTATACACAGTCGGATGGCGGGTACGAAGAGGTTCTGGAGGCCCCTGTCCTGCTTAAGGCAGGACATGTCTACATTCCGGCAGCTTCGCTGGGGCTTATCACAGGTGCAACTGCAGAACTGGAAGAAGGCGGAAAGCGGGTAGCTATAACACCCGGCAGCCTAAGCACTACGGTGAGAGTTCCTGCAGCTCCAGTAGCCGTAGCCGCAGATAATACCAAGGTTAAGCTGTATGCTGCACTGAAGGACGGAGACACCTACAAAGGCTTCAATCTTGAAGTTAACGGCAGGAAGCATAGCTTCGGCTGGTCTGTATACAGGGATTCTATGAATCCGCCCCAGCTTTTCTACACCGATGTTGATCAGGACGGAAAGCCGGAAGCTGTAGTTGTATTCACACTAGGTACCGGAACATCGCTGGTAGTGCAGGAGGTTCATGTAGTCAAGCCGGAGCAGTGGAAGGAGCTCGCTGTGCCTGCAGCAGACCAGGCGGCAGCCGCAGCCGTATCGTCCAGTATTTCACTTGACGGGAAAGATGTGCTGCTGAAGCTTGAGCTTAAGGGGAACAAACCGTCTAAGATAACGCTGAGAATCCCGGACCGGGCAGAGGACGGACTGGAGTACTTGGGGCAGGCAGCAGGCATCGGCGCTGTCACCTACTACACGGCTGAAGGCGGTAAGCTGAAGGCGGATACCAGCCTGATGATCGGAATGCTGGAGAGCATGGGCACGCTGAAGCTGGAATATAAGGCAGGTACTGCGGGGATGGAGCTGGACACGGTTACCTTCGAGCCGCATGATACGACCCAATCCTTCGTTGTGAAGTAA
- a CDS encoding outer membrane lipoprotein carrier protein LolA has protein sequence MRRITWVLAIIMSVALVLTGCGKKDAASVVKDLNNVSDKLESKQGAYQGAGTMTLYTGEQPQEYKVEVWYKNPSYYRISLSNVQKDVKQIVLRNDEGVFVLTPSLGKSFRFQSDWPDSQGQVYLYQTLLKGIVSDNNRQFVEDGDNYVFEVAANYQSSALVRQKIWLAKKTYEPKQVQVSDSEAKVVVNVKFDSFKFDPEFTADAFDMQKNMATGTPSESTVAEVDENGNPVVTEDGTQTDQPVAAELGDFGIIEPAYVPAGVQLKDTNKIEGSKDHAVLIRYDGIYQYTIMESRPLDRAVSLAPGTLIDLGFTAGLLSGDEQQTLTWMSEGVEYRITSANLPVTEMMQIAASMEEQSGK, from the coding sequence ATGCGCCGGATAACATGGGTACTCGCGATCATTATGAGCGTGGCCTTAGTATTGACGGGGTGCGGGAAGAAGGATGCCGCCTCTGTGGTCAAGGATTTGAATAATGTGTCTGACAAGCTGGAAAGTAAACAGGGGGCTTACCAGGGGGCAGGCACGATGACCTTGTACACCGGGGAGCAGCCGCAGGAATACAAGGTTGAAGTCTGGTACAAGAACCCTTCGTACTACCGGATCAGCCTGTCGAATGTCCAGAAGGACGTGAAGCAGATCGTGCTGCGCAATGATGAGGGCGTATTCGTATTAACACCTAGTCTTGGTAAAAGCTTCCGTTTCCAGAGCGACTGGCCGGACAGCCAAGGGCAGGTATACCTGTACCAGACGCTGCTCAAGGGGATTGTCTCTGACAACAACCGCCAGTTCGTGGAGGACGGGGATAATTATGTATTTGAGGTAGCTGCGAATTATCAGAGCAGCGCGCTGGTCCGCCAGAAGATCTGGCTCGCCAAAAAGACTTATGAACCAAAGCAGGTCCAGGTCTCCGATTCCGAAGCCAAGGTTGTCGTTAATGTGAAGTTCGACAGCTTCAAATTCGATCCGGAGTTCACCGCAGACGCTTTCGATATGCAAAAGAATATGGCAACCGGTACTCCTTCCGAGAGCACGGTCGCCGAGGTAGACGAAAACGGCAATCCGGTGGTGACCGAAGACGGCACACAAACGGATCAGCCGGTGGCCGCTGAGCTGGGTGACTTCGGCATTATCGAGCCGGCTTATGTTCCGGCGGGTGTGCAGCTGAAGGATACCAACAAGATTGAAGGCAGCAAGGATCATGCTGTGCTAATCCGCTATGACGGAATCTACCAGTACACCATTATGGAATCACGTCCGCTGGACCGCGCGGTATCACTGGCACCGGGAACACTGATCGATCTGGGCTTCACCGCCGGCCTCCTCAGCGGGGATGAACAGCAGACGCTGACCTGGATGAGCGAGGGTGTCGAGTACCGGATTACCAGTGCAAATCTCCCGGTTACGGAAATGATGCAAATTGCCGCTTCTATGGAGGAACAATCGGGTAAGTAA
- a CDS encoding DUF4367 domain-containing protein: MNNKKKAEEALELQKLGVYLAQQDFSRDSDQAAVLRKVRSRSISKQEELKVTIKGRFRRPAMIAASLLVAGAVSVTIVSPSFAQEMLVRVLKTVNLGNIIAHEMDVSLPPEFPEVWKGQIFDKAGNPVESLSPQRGAIYNAAGEEIVDFDGDKLITQSEKEELDKAQAARIFAVKEPAELDKYALFKVKLPEYLPEGFTFDRGEFYKGEDGVNGQVVELFFNSPKKGKRIWMQLRLSNRDNAYEMSTDGTIEQVNIKGVDAILMNNRGLDWEANGVLYYLGTRGLNRAEVLKIAESINW, encoded by the coding sequence ATGAATAATAAGAAGAAGGCTGAGGAAGCGCTTGAGCTTCAGAAGCTGGGAGTATACCTGGCACAGCAGGACTTCTCCCGGGACTCTGACCAAGCGGCAGTGCTCCGCAAAGTCAGAAGCCGTTCCATATCGAAACAGGAGGAATTAAAGGTGACAATCAAAGGGCGTTTCAGACGGCCGGCCATGATTGCGGCTTCCCTGCTGGTGGCAGGTGCAGTAAGTGTAACCATCGTCAGTCCATCCTTTGCGCAGGAGATGCTGGTCCGGGTGCTGAAGACGGTGAATTTGGGTAACATTATTGCCCATGAAATGGATGTGAGCCTGCCGCCGGAGTTCCCGGAAGTATGGAAGGGGCAAATATTCGATAAAGCCGGCAACCCGGTTGAATCATTGTCCCCCCAGCGGGGAGCTATATACAATGCAGCCGGAGAGGAGATCGTGGACTTTGACGGTGACAAGCTAATTACTCAAAGTGAGAAGGAAGAGCTGGACAAGGCCCAGGCAGCACGTATATTTGCTGTGAAAGAGCCTGCGGAGCTGGATAAATACGCCCTTTTCAAAGTAAAACTGCCTGAATATTTGCCGGAGGGTTTCACCTTTGACCGTGGAGAGTTCTACAAGGGCGAAGATGGCGTAAACGGGCAGGTGGTGGAGTTGTTCTTTAACAGCCCGAAGAAGGGCAAGCGGATCTGGATGCAGCTGCGCTTATCCAATAGGGATAATGCTTATGAGATGTCGACGGACGGCACGATTGAGCAGGTGAACATCAAGGGAGTGGATGCCATTCTCATGAACAACAGGGGGCTGGACTGGGAAGCAAACGGAGTGCTGTATTATTTGGGTACCCGCGGTCTTAACCGGGCCGAGGTCTTGAAAATCGCCGAGTCGATTAACTGGTAA
- a CDS encoding DUF3600 domain-containing protein, whose amino-acid sequence MKLEQDLRKALKEEAGGWNAPPELKGRILERIVPGQGGTRMKKWLVAAVVAATLIIPTGAYAGYNYLADSLYGSPEHVAEFGGTQQDYDRLEAKLQEAKNSLSETEYNEMSAVLQGLAAYNLQIADNQGVLHPDKLSAADQIRYEELAAELESYNGKLDQADAHGAAAGTEDFAGFSDQLLAKAEQTFSGEELATVKQLIGEWTAYHAELAGRGGSVHSGRVPDAELARQAELLEQLNPYLKEMGYMMKLSDR is encoded by the coding sequence ATGAAGCTTGAGCAGGATTTGCGCAAGGCGCTTAAGGAAGAAGCGGGCGGGTGGAACGCTCCACCGGAACTAAAGGGGAGGATTCTGGAGAGAATCGTCCCCGGACAAGGAGGCACACGGATGAAGAAATGGCTGGTGGCAGCGGTCGTGGCTGCAACTTTAATTATTCCTACAGGAGCATATGCAGGTTATAACTATCTGGCTGATTCGTTATACGGTTCACCTGAACATGTGGCGGAATTTGGCGGAACACAGCAGGATTATGACCGGCTGGAAGCCAAGCTTCAGGAGGCTAAGAACAGTTTAAGTGAAACAGAGTACAATGAAATGTCAGCTGTTCTGCAAGGGCTTGCGGCTTATAATCTGCAGATTGCCGATAATCAGGGTGTGCTGCACCCGGATAAATTAAGCGCTGCGGATCAGATACGTTATGAGGAGCTGGCAGCAGAGCTTGAGTCATATAACGGGAAGCTGGATCAGGCTGATGCTCATGGAGCGGCGGCGGGCACAGAGGACTTCGCCGGCTTCAGTGATCAGCTGCTGGCTAAGGCGGAGCAGACCTTCAGCGGGGAGGAGCTGGCTACCGTCAAGCAGCTGATCGGAGAGTGGACAGCTTATCATGCAGAATTAGCCGGTCGGGGTGGCAGTGTTCATTCCGGCCGGGTTCCGGATGCTGAGCTTGCCAGACAGGCAGAGCTTCTGGAGCAGCTTAATCCTTATCTGAAGGAAATGGGGTATATGATGAAGCTGTCGGACCGTTAG
- a CDS encoding aspartyl-phosphate phosphatase Spo0E family protein, with protein MDQLEVIQQQIETERARLNQMEEQYGRLHPDVIRQSGRLDDLINEYHKAAFLCRSRDSGN; from the coding sequence ATGGATCAATTGGAGGTTATTCAACAGCAGATTGAGACAGAACGGGCCAGACTGAACCAGATGGAGGAGCAATATGGCCGGTTGCATCCCGATGTGATCAGGCAATCCGGAAGGCTGGATGACCTGATCAATGAATATCATAAGGCAGCTTTTCTCTGCAGAAGCCGGGATTCCGGCAATTGA